One window of the Staphylococcus equorum genome contains the following:
- a CDS encoding DMT family transporter yields the protein MAYLYLVIAIITEVTGTVSLKASEGFSKLYPSLSATVSFIICFYFFSLAMKYLPLGLSYATWAGLGLILSTVLAVVLFNENLNLTGIIAIVFILIGIVLLNTIGVSK from the coding sequence ATGGCTTATTTATATTTAGTGATTGCTATTATTACTGAAGTAACAGGAACCGTTTCACTCAAGGCTTCTGAAGGCTTTAGTAAATTATACCCAAGTTTATCAGCAACTGTCTCATTTATTATTTGCTTTTATTTTTTTAGTTTAGCTATGAAATATCTACCATTAGGCTTAAGTTATGCCACTTGGGCTGGTTTGGGATTAATATTGAGTACAGTACTCGCAGTTGTTTTATTTAATGAAAATCTAAATCTCACAGGTATTATAGCAATCGTGTTTATACTCATAGGTATTGTATTGTTGAATACGATAGGTGTTTCAAAATAA
- a CDS encoding GNAT family N-acetyltransferase, producing MENIKVQMMRTQLDDIPQYDVPKGFVIRKFRKGDEKLWAYIETLAGEFTTEEMALERFNKEFGNHVTEMEQRCIFIENEQREVVGTTTAWYGYLGDDTQMMGRIHWVGIIPPYQGKKLSKPLLSAAMNILALYHDKAYLTSQTISYKAINMYLEFGFKPVQLDDNYHKAWQLLAQKLNENRGGNKQSKFEI from the coding sequence ATGGAAAATATTAAAGTACAAATGATGAGAACCCAGTTAGACGACATACCACAGTATGATGTGCCTAAAGGTTTTGTCATTAGGAAATTCCGTAAAGGCGATGAAAAATTATGGGCTTATATAGAAACGCTAGCAGGTGAGTTTACAACTGAGGAAATGGCATTAGAGAGGTTTAATAAAGAATTTGGGAATCATGTAACAGAGATGGAACAACGTTGTATCTTCATTGAAAATGAACAGCGAGAAGTTGTGGGTACGACAACTGCGTGGTATGGCTATTTAGGTGATGATACTCAAATGATGGGGAGGATTCATTGGGTGGGTATTATACCACCATATCAAGGAAAAAAGTTATCTAAACCATTACTTAGTGCAGCCATGAATATTTTAGCGTTATATCATGATAAAGCTTATTTAACTTCACAAACGATTAGTTATAAAGCCATCAATATGTATCTTGAGTTTGGTTTTAAACCTGTACAATTAGATGATAATTATCACAAAGCTTGGCAGTTATTAGCTCAAAAATTAAATGAAAATAGGGGCGGAAATAAGCAATCAAAATTTGAAATTTGA
- the betA gene encoding choline dehydrogenase → MKKSYDYIIIGGGSAGSVLGGRLSEDASKDVLVLEAGRSDYSWDLLIQMPAALMYPAGNKLYDWIYETNAEPHMGGRKVGHARGKVLGGSSSINGMIYQRGNPMDYEKWAQPKGMESWDYAHCLPYFKRLETTFGSTKDDQYRGHHGPIKLRRGPAKNPLFQAFFNAGVDAGYNKTPDVNGFRQEGFGPFDSQVHNGRRVSASRAYLHPAMKRKNLDVQTRAFVTKLNFEGNKVTGVTFKKNGKEHTVNAKEVILSGGAINSPQLLQLSGIGDTEHLRSVGVEPRLHLPGVGENFEDHLEVYVQHACKQPVSMQPSLNKLKMPFIGLQWILGRKGAAASNHFEGGGFVRSNDDVDYPNLMFHFLPIAVRYDGTKAPHAHGYQVHVGPMYSNSRGYLKIKSKDPFEKPDFVFNYLSTEEDKREWVEAIKVARNILSQKSLDPFNGGEISPGPEVQTDEEIIEWVKRDGETALHPSCSCRMGPASDEMSVVDPETFKVHGMENLRVVDASVMPRTTNGNIHSPVLMMAEKASDIIRGKKPMEPEYIDFYRHGVHDKDAGTVK, encoded by the coding sequence ATGAAAAAATCGTATGATTATATCATTATTGGTGGTGGCAGTGCCGGTTCGGTACTTGGTGGCCGTTTAAGTGAAGATGCATCTAAAGATGTACTTGTATTAGAAGCTGGACGTAGTGACTATTCTTGGGATTTATTAATTCAAATGCCAGCAGCATTAATGTATCCAGCAGGGAATAAACTATATGACTGGATTTATGAAACAAATGCAGAACCACATATGGGTGGACGTAAAGTTGGACATGCGCGTGGTAAAGTATTAGGTGGTTCAAGTTCCATTAACGGTATGATTTACCAACGTGGTAACCCAATGGATTATGAAAAATGGGCACAACCAAAAGGCATGGAATCATGGGATTATGCGCATTGTTTACCATACTTTAAACGTTTGGAAACAACATTTGGTTCTACTAAAGATGATCAGTATCGTGGTCACCACGGTCCAATTAAATTAAGACGTGGACCTGCTAAAAACCCGTTATTCCAAGCGTTTTTCAATGCTGGTGTTGACGCTGGTTATAATAAAACACCAGACGTTAATGGTTTCCGTCAAGAAGGATTTGGTCCTTTTGATAGCCAAGTGCATAACGGTAGACGTGTTTCAGCATCAAGAGCTTACTTACATCCAGCTATGAAACGTAAAAACTTAGATGTTCAAACACGTGCGTTTGTAACTAAATTAAATTTTGAAGGTAATAAAGTAACTGGTGTAACATTCAAGAAGAATGGTAAAGAACATACAGTGAATGCGAAAGAAGTTATTTTATCTGGTGGCGCAATTAACTCTCCACAATTATTACAATTATCTGGTATTGGTGATACAGAACACCTACGTTCAGTTGGTGTTGAACCTCGTCTACATTTACCAGGTGTTGGGGAAAACTTTGAAGACCATTTAGAAGTATACGTGCAACATGCATGTAAACAACCCGTTTCAATGCAACCTAGCCTTAACAAATTGAAAATGCCATTCATTGGCTTACAATGGATTTTAGGTCGTAAAGGTGCAGCAGCATCTAACCACTTCGAAGGTGGCGGATTTGTACGTTCAAATGATGATGTAGATTATCCAAACTTAATGTTCCACTTCTTGCCAATCGCGGTAAGATACGATGGTACGAAAGCACCACATGCTCATGGTTACCAAGTACACGTAGGACCAATGTATTCTAACTCTCGTGGTTACTTGAAGATTAAGTCTAAAGATCCATTTGAAAAACCAGATTTCGTATTTAATTACTTATCTACAGAAGAAGATAAACGTGAATGGGTTGAAGCAATCAAAGTAGCTAGAAACATCTTGTCTCAAAAATCATTAGATCCATTTAATGGTGGAGAAATTTCTCCAGGACCTGAAGTACAAACAGATGAAGAAATCATTGAATGGGTAAAACGTGACGGCGAAACTGCATTACACCCATCATGTAGCTGTAGAATGGGACCAGCATCAGACGAAATGTCAGTTGTTGATCCTGAAACATTCAAAGTACATGGTATGGAAAACTTACGTGTTGTAGATGCATCTGTAATGCCACGTACTACAAACGGAAATATCCACTCACCTGTATTAATGATGGCAGAAAAAGCATCAGACATTATCCGTGGTAAAAAACCTATGGAACCAGAATATATCGATTTCTATCGTCATGGTGTACATGACAAAGATGCAGGAACAGTAAAATAA
- a CDS encoding bifunctional glycosyltransferase/CDP-glycerol:glycerophosphate glycerophosphotransferase — protein MKSISVIVTYYNSEDYIESCLTSLKKQRFQDFELILVNDGSTDNSKTIATQSIANWDIPIKEIDLQQNTGHAHARNIAMQEVDAPYFIFIDSDDYLASYALAFYMKKINQFDALISPIHSFTLDIPQYIDQDLVRVEYLDTKTKSNQFLRKNSACNIVFKTAIARGHNLQFNEGLDVFIDWSFILDFIKYSNGFVRVSRFPFYIKGEVYDPFLKPRLSKQDFGIVFNDYVYSFSDSIQRAPLKENKRFIKNKMKSLFKYSFEPSLRKTPERYEQNSELLPSVTRKLFPTIFKNEKPLFIAEALMLMFNKRKSAFKINQFRNKARLAKNVVLRRKNKHRALYQLTDSEDKVNPKTIVFEAFGGKNYSDSPKYVYEYMMKHHPNYEFIWVLKKPNSVQIPGPAKKVRKNSKAYYDAYSRAKYWVSNARLPLFLNKKPNQVYIQTWHGTPLKRLANDMKVIRMPGTTTDRYKRNFREETNRWDYLVSPNAYSSKIFETAFWMSPEQILEIGYPRNDVLVNRSQDEAYLQEIKENLNLPEDKKVIMYAPTWRDDEFVKKGKYLFDLKIDLDNLHEQLGDEYVILLRMHYLISNALDLRGYEEFAIDVSNYSDISELYLISDCLITDYSSVMFDYGVLKRPQFFFAYDLDKYGQDLRGFYLDYHKDLPGPIYQDAYKLADDLKNLDQVKVDYKDKIDTFYNDFCSLEDGKSSKAISDLITGRQDK, from the coding sequence ATGAAGTCCATATCTGTCATAGTGACTTATTACAACTCAGAAGACTATATAGAAAGTTGTTTAACTAGTCTTAAAAAACAAAGATTTCAAGATTTCGAGTTAATTTTAGTTAATGATGGTTCAACTGATAATTCAAAAACAATTGCAACACAAAGTATTGCAAATTGGGATATACCAATAAAAGAAATTGATTTACAACAAAATACAGGTCATGCACATGCAAGAAATATTGCCATGCAAGAAGTAGATGCACCATATTTTATATTCATTGATTCAGATGATTATTTAGCTTCTTATGCACTTGCATTTTATATGAAAAAAATAAATCAATTTGATGCACTTATTTCACCAATACATTCATTTACACTGGATATACCACAATATATAGACCAAGACTTAGTGCGTGTGGAATATTTAGATACAAAAACTAAATCAAATCAATTTTTACGCAAAAATTCAGCGTGTAATATTGTCTTTAAAACCGCTATCGCACGTGGGCATAATCTACAGTTCAATGAAGGATTAGATGTCTTTATTGACTGGTCATTCATATTAGATTTTATAAAATATTCAAATGGTTTTGTACGTGTGAGTCGCTTCCCATTTTATATCAAAGGCGAAGTTTACGACCCATTCTTAAAACCAAGATTATCTAAGCAAGATTTCGGTATTGTCTTCAATGATTATGTTTATAGTTTTTCAGATTCTATTCAACGTGCGCCTTTAAAGGAAAACAAGCGTTTCATAAAAAATAAAATGAAAAGTTTATTTAAATATTCGTTTGAACCTTCATTAAGAAAAACACCTGAAAGATACGAACAAAATAGTGAGTTATTACCAAGCGTAACGAGAAAACTATTTCCTACAATTTTCAAAAATGAAAAACCTTTATTTATCGCAGAAGCGCTCATGCTTATGTTTAATAAGAGAAAATCAGCATTTAAAATTAATCAGTTTAGAAATAAAGCTAGATTAGCTAAAAATGTTGTTTTACGTAGAAAAAATAAACATCGTGCGCTTTATCAATTAACTGATTCTGAAGATAAAGTAAATCCAAAAACAATCGTATTTGAAGCTTTTGGTGGTAAAAATTACAGCGATAGTCCTAAATATGTTTATGAATATATGATGAAACATCATCCAAATTATGAATTTATATGGGTATTAAAAAAGCCTAACAGCGTACAAATACCAGGGCCTGCAAAAAAAGTTAGAAAGAATTCTAAAGCATACTACGATGCTTATTCTAGAGCAAAATACTGGGTATCAAATGCTAGGCTCCCACTGTTTCTAAATAAAAAACCTAACCAAGTCTATATCCAAACTTGGCATGGTACACCATTAAAACGCTTAGCAAACGATATGAAGGTCATTCGTATGCCTGGAACAACAACAGATCGTTATAAACGCAATTTCAGAGAAGAAACAAATCGTTGGGATTATCTCGTTTCACCAAATGCTTATTCATCAAAAATATTTGAAACAGCGTTCTGGATGAGTCCAGAACAAATTCTCGAAATTGGTTATCCTAGAAATGACGTTTTAGTTAATCGCTCACAAGACGAAGCATATCTTCAAGAAATCAAAGAAAATTTAAATTTACCCGAAGATAAGAAAGTAATTATGTATGCTCCTACATGGAGAGATGACGAATTTGTTAAAAAAGGTAAATACTTGTTTGATTTGAAAATTGACTTAGATAACTTACATGAGCAATTAGGTGATGAATATGTAATTTTATTAAGAATGCATTACTTAATTTCTAATGCTCTTGATTTAAGGGGGTATGAAGAGTTTGCAATTGATGTTTCAAATTACAGTGACATCTCTGAATTATACTTAATTTCAGATTGTTTAATCACGGATTATTCATCAGTCATGTTTGATTACGGCGTACTAAAAAGACCGCAATTCTTTTTCGCTTATGATTTAGATAAATATGGTCAAGATTTACGTGGTTTCTATCTTGATTATCATAAAGATTTACCAGGTCCAATTTATCAAGATGCTTATAAATTAGCTGATGATTTGAAAAATTTAGACCAAGTAAAAGTAGATTACAAAGATAAAATCGACACTTTCTATAATGATTTTTGTTCATTAGAAGATGGTAAATCGTCTAAAGCAATTTCTGATTTAATTACTGGTCGACAAGACAAGTAG